Proteins encoded by one window of Aspergillus chevalieri M1 DNA, chromosome 6, nearly complete sequence:
- the aclA gene encoding putative ATP citrate lyase subunit (Acl) (COG:C;~EggNog:ENOG410PH8Y;~InterPro:IPR016102,IPR013650,IPR032263;~PFAM:PF16114,PF08442) → MSAKSILEADGKAILNYHLTRAPVIKPTPLPPSTTHNPPSRLASIYFPDDLAVKDVLDQAEVTYPWLLTPGSKFVAKPDQLIKRRGKSGLLGLNKTWAEAREWIEARAAKEVQVETVTGVLRQFLVEPFVPHPQETEYYINIHSVREGDWILFTHEGGVDVGDVDAKAEKLLIPVNLKNYPSNEEIAKALLNKVPEGVHNVLVDFISRLYAVYVDCQFTYLEINPLVVIPNAEGTSAEVHFLDLAAKLDQTAEFECGTKWAIARSPANLGLASVTQGDKVNIDAGPPLDFPAPFGREMSKEEKFISDMDAKTGASLKLTVLNPNGRVWTLVAGGGASVVYADAIASAGFVSELANYGEYSGAPTETQTFNYARTVFDLLLRAPTHPDGKVLFIGGGIANFTNVASTFKGVIRALREVATTFNEHKVQIWVRRAGPNYQEGLKNIKAVGEELGLDMHVYGPEMHVSGIVPLALCGKKTDVKEFGA, encoded by the exons ATGTCTGCTAAGTCCATTCTCGAGGCCGACGGAAAGGCCATCCTCAACTACCACCTCACTCGTGCTCCCGTCATCAAGCCGACTCCGCTCCCTCCCTCCACCACCCACAACCCTCCTTCCAGACTCGCCTCCATCTATTTCCCCGACGACCTTGCTGTGAAGGATGTCCTTGACCAGGCTGAGGTCACCTATCCTTGGCTCCTCACTCCCGGCTCCAAGTTTGTCGCCAAACCCGATCAATTGATCAAGCGCCGTGGCAAGAGCGGTCTCCTTGGTCTCAACAAGACCTGGGCTGAGGCTagggaatggattgaggCTCGTGCCGCAAAGGAAGTCCAGGTTGAGACTGTCACTGGTGTCCTTCGTCAGTTCCTCGTCGAGCCCTTCGTTCCTCACCCTCAAGAGACCGAATACTACATCAACATCCACTCCGTTCGTGAG GGCGACTGGATCCTCTTCACCCACGAGGGTGGTGTCGACGTTGGTGATGTCGACGCTAAGGCTGAGAAGCTGCTCATCCCCGTCAACCTCAAGAATTACCCCTCCAACGAGGAGATCGCCAAGGCCCTCTTGAACAAGGTCCCTGAGGGTGTCCACAACGTCCTCGTCGACTTCATCTCCCGTCTCTACGCCGTCTACGTGGACTGCCAGTTCACCTACCTCGAGATCAACCCCTTGGTCGTCATCCCCAACGCTGAGGGTACCTCCGCCGAAGTGCACTTCCTTGACTTGGCCGCCAAGCTGGACCAGACGGCCGAGTTCGAGTGCGGTACCAAGTGGGCCATTGCCCGCAGCCCTGCCAACCTGGGCCTGGCTTCCGTTACCCAAGGCGACAAGGTCAACATCGACGCTGGTCCTCCCTTGGACTTCCCCGCTCCTTTTGGTCGTGAGATGAGCAAGGAGGAGAAGTTCATCTCCGACATGGACGCCAAGACCGGTGCCTCGCTCAAACTCACTGTCCTCAACCCCAACGGTCGTGTCTGGACTCTCGTTGCAGGTGGTGGTGCTTCCGTCGTCTACGCGGACGCCATTGCCTCCGCTGGTTTCGTCAGTGAGCTCGCCAACTACGGTGAGTACTCGGGTGCTCCTACCGAGACTCAGACCTTCAACTACGCCCGTACCGTCTTCGACCTCTTGCTGCGGGCTCCCACTCACCCCGACGGCAAGGTCCTGTTCATCGGTGGTGGTATTGCCAACTTCACCAACGTCGCTTCCACCTTCAAGGGTGTCATCCGCGCTCTGCGGGAGGTCGCCACTACCTTCAACGAGCACAAGGTCCAGATCTGGGTCCGCCGTGCTGGTCCCAACTACCAGGAGGGTCTGAAGAACATCAAGGCTGTTGGTGAGGAGCTTGGCCTTGACATGCACGTTTACGGTCCCGAGATGCACGTCAGTGGTATTGTGCCATTGGCTCTCTGTGGGAAGAAGACGGATGTCAAGGAGTTCGGTGCTTAa
- a CDS encoding GTPase GPN2 (COG:S;~EggNog:ENOG410PG72;~InterPro:IPR004130,IPR027417,IPR030231;~PFAM:PF03029) yields the protein MPFAQLVIGPPGAGKSTYCNGMHQFLGAIGRKCSIVNLDPANDQTSYPCALDVRDLVTLEEIMGEDKLGPNGGVLYALEELEQNFEFLEEGLKELGEDYVLFDCPGQVELFTHHASLRNIFFKLQKMGYRLIVIHLIDSYTLTLPSMYISALLLSLRAMLQMDLPHLNVLTKIDNLSNYAPLPFNLDFYTEVQDLNYLLPHLEAESSRLSHEKFGPLNNAIIELIEEFGLVGFETLAVEDKKSMMSLLRQIDRAGGYAFGPAEGANDSIWQVAVREGLGSMDVRDVQERWLDAKDEYDEKELAELGEEAARAREQSQSVPATDFGDDDDLEDFKGPLPDSGIKVVRK from the exons ATGCCTTTCGCGCAACTGGTTATTGGGCCGCCGGGCGCGGGCAAATCGACATACTGCAACGGCATGCACCAGTTCCTCGGCGCGATCGGCCGCAAATGCTCAATCGTGAACCTGGATCCTGCGAACGATCAAACATCGTATCCGTGTGCGCTGGACGTGCGGGATTTGGTGACACTTGAGGAGATCATGGGAGAAGATAAGCTTGGGCCGAATGGGGGTGTGTTGTATGCgctggaggagttggagcagaACTTTGAGTTTCTGGAGGAGGGATTGAAGGAGCTTGGAG AGGACTATGTATTATTCGATTGTCCCGGTCAAGTCGAGCTATTCACGCACCACGCCTCGTTACGGAATATCTTCTTCAAGCTCCAGAAAATGGGATATAGA CTGATAGTAATCCACCTGATCGACTCCTATACACTCACTCTTCCCTCGATGTACATATCCGcactcctcctctccctccgcgCAATGCTCCAAATGGACCTCCCACACCTAAACGTGCTCACCAAAATCGACAACCTCTCCAACTACGCCCCCCTCCCCTTCAACCTTGATTTCTACACCGAAGTCCAAGACCTAAACTATCTCCTGCCGCATCTGGAAGCCGAGTCCTCGCGATTGTCGCATGAGAAGTTCGGGCCGTTGAATAATGCGATTATCGAGTTgattgaggagtttgggCTTGTGGGGTTTGAGACGCTGGCGGTTGAGGATAAGAAGAGTATGATGAGCCTGTTGAGGCAGATTGATCGTGCGGGGGGTTATGCGTTTGGGCCGGCTGAGGGGGCGAATGATAGTATTTGGCAAGTTGCTGTGAGGGAAGGGTTGGGGAGTATGGATGTGCGGGATGTGCAGGAGAGGTGGCTCGATGCGAAGGATGAATATGATGAGAAGGAGTTGGCGGAGTTGGGGGAGGAGGCTGCTCGTGCTAGAGAGCAGAGTCAATCGGTTCCGGCGACAGATTTcggcgacgatgacgacctGGAAGACTTCAAAGGCCCGTTACCAGATAGCGGGATAAAAGTTGTACGAAAGTAA
- a CDS encoding uncharacterized protein (COG:S;~EggNog:ENOG410PV9D;~InterPro:IPR021842;~PFAM:PF11917): MNFFDWMYKTSRKKLLQSYDEYWRRLCQYFGLFARRRVNGEVHEQMRRFLERVFPAERKIPRRTKKKNTLDVDVFCVTYRHHWVHSRYFRHGSMFIQFATIQLWSSVTGTRPGVLLPQRTSVDKSTLGKRKRAQTFQSDLPKHVLLNDLPDTVCYRDIELFYLKDPNSKRDVLCAIIEFCNLKGRPEGADGTKFFMHGDYQLAYCPINQIISYAFRDGAFLNTALTPELIWRLQVPKRSQSLPLRWKPEMLNTPLLRRVERTPYGYELHKSLPMTYNSSREALQELGRDARFEDDIGHYNYRRWTANEVNRTFTSQERKRVLGQSGDAVFEKHYQSEFIQRDLQHVVLLRPSQEGLLRLAGSMLRKRDILAPSNLTDAQRRAICRNPEILELRREKRELMEEMRSQAGTVQNAKEPFPHLFQRHEAVKKELSQLRKTLSSNTRETVRKEYFHNAPVLEVDKQIKQLLGQSDVEDSDDDSSGGENWELPIPEYIFPERARLVENFYGPEAEDFDEDKLLARRIQVTKDMVALMQLCEPNRRGNRINWNINDIEESEMSEEPLTPEMETLDCPTDVCIICCGLSRRSASNPPPHKFPSRRKDSLRRHLIDSHLTCARDGISCTWAACHSVPKFTEVTEFLAHAATVHKYDVQIKLQHLPKKSRIACSDTLSIDSSDASLKSDGHSSIETPASSIDFEMGNIDPRLLESHTAAVTKPLLRRQKRLEFQ, encoded by the exons ATGAATTTCTTTGATTGGATGTACAAGACATCGCGGAAGAAACTTCTTCAGTCATATGATGAATACTGGCGACGTCTTTGCCAATACTTCGGCCTGTTCGCCCGGCGCCGCGTAAATGGCGAAGTCCATGAACAGATGCGACGA TTTCTTGAACGTGTATTCCCTGCTGAGCGCAAGATCCCCAGGCgtacgaagaagaagaacacaCTGGACGTGGACGTCTTCTGCGTCACCTACCGCCATCACTGGGTCCATTCAAGATATTTCCGTCACGGGAGCATGTTCATTCAATTTGCAACAATCCAGCTCTGGTCCTCCGTCACCGGGACTCGACCAGGCGTGCTACTTCCGCAGAGAACGTCAGTGGATAAGTCGACCCTTGGCAAACGCAAGCGGGCCCAGACTTTCCAGAGCGACCTCCCCAAACATGTTTTATTGAATGATCTCCCAGACACAGTCTGCTACCGTGATATCGAGTTATTTTATCTTAAAGACCCAAATAGCAAACGTGACGTCCTTTGTGCCATAATTGAGTTTTGCAATCTCAAGGGGCGGCCAGAAGGCGCTGATGG AACCAAATTTTTTATGCATGGAGATTACCAGCTGGCATACTGCCCGATCAACCAAATTATCTCATATGCCTTCCGTGACGGGGCTTTTCTCAATACCGCGCTGACACCAGAACTAATATGGCGACTTCAAGTACCGAAACGTAGCCAGTCTCTTCCCCTACGCTGGAAGCCGGAAATGCTAAATACTCCTCTCCTTCGGCGTGTTGAGCGCACTCCATATGGCTATGAACTTCATAAATCTTTGCCAATGACTTATAACTCCAGCCGAGAAGCGCTCCAAGAGTTAGGTCGAGATGCAAGATTTGAAGATGATATTGGTCATTATAACTACCGGCGCTGGACTGCAAATGAAGTTAATC GAACCTTTACCAGCCAGGAGCGGAAAAGGGTGCTCGGTCAGTCCGGTGATGCAGTCTTTGAAAAGCACTACCAATCAGAGTTTATCCAGCGTGATCTTCAGCATGTTGTCCTTCTCCGACCGTCTCAGGAAGGTCTCCTTCGGCTCGCCGGAAGCATGCTCAGGAAAAGGGATATTTTAGCTCCGTCAAATCTTACGGACGCGCAGCGACGCGCTATTTGCCGGAACCCGGAAATTTTAGAGCTccgaagagagaagagggagtTGATGGAGGAGATGCGATCTCAGGCTGGCACCGTCCAGAATGCGAAGGAGCCTTTTCCTCACCTCTTTCAAAGGCACGAAGCAGTAAAGAAAGAACTCTCTCAGCTAAGAAAGACCCTATCAAGCAATACCCGTGAAACAGTCAGAAAGGAATATTTTCACAATGCGCCCGTGCTGGAGGTCGATAAACAGATCAAGCAACTTCTCGGCCAGTCCGATGTTGAAGACAGTGATGATGACAGCTCTGGTGGTGAAAATTGGGAACTTCCCATCCCAGAGTACATCTTTCCTGAGCGGGCGCGCCTCGTGGAAAATTTCTACGGACCTGAAGCGGAGGACTTTGATGAGGATAAGCTGCTTGCACGACGTATCCAGGTTACCAAAGACATGGTTGCACTCATGCAACTCTGCGAGCCAAATCGGCGGGGCAACCGAATCAATTGGAATATAAACGATATTGAGGAAAGTGAGATGTCTGAAGAGCCATTGACTCCTGAAATGGAAACCCTGGATTGTCCAACAGATGTTTGCATCATCTGTTGCGGTTTATCCCGCCGTTCAGCATCcaatcctcctccccatAAATTCCCCTCCAGGCGAAAAGATTCTCTTCGTCGCCATCTCATCGATTCTCATCTCACCTGTGCACGCGACGGGATCAGCTGCACTTGGGCAGCTTGCCACAGTGTCCCTAAGTTCACCGAAGTCACTGAATTCTTGGCCCATGCGGCGACTGTGCACAAGTATGATGTCCAAATTAAACTGCAACATCTCCCAAAGAAATCTCGGATAGCCTGCAGCGATACTTTATCGATTGACAGCTCAGACGCTTCTCTCAAATCAGATGGTCACTCAAGCATTGAAACTCCCGCTTCATCCATTGACTTTGAGATGGGAAACATCGACCCGCGCTTGTTGGAATCCCATACAGCCGCCGTCACGAAACCTCTGCTGCGTCGGCAAAAGAGATTGGAATTCCAATGA
- a CDS encoding WD40 repeat domain-containing protein (COG:D;~EggNog:ENOG410PF93;~InterPro:IPR015943,IPR001680,IPR036322;~PFAM:PF00400;~go_function: GO:0005515 - protein binding [Evidence IEA]) — MASNQFTVVSPPSDAISALKFSPDPESTQFVVSSWDKNVYLYDLRDENGSVGEGKLLQRFEHRAPVLDVCYGANDNEVYTAGLDWDVRRINLATSEQTVLSSHDAGVRNVVYSKEHSLVVSASWDSTLHVHRVDTSADIPPATVPLPSKPFSMSLTATKLVVAMASRSLHIYDLKALALLTEESGEVVNNKIEVEPWQRRESSLKFMTRCVACMPNDDGYASSSIEGRVAVEWFDPSPESQARKYAFKCHRQAAEDVDVVYPVNALAFHPVYGTFASGGGDGVVALWDGIAKRRIRQYQKYPSSVAAVGFSGNGKYLAIAISPGFEDGSDDIPEGSVNIHVRELGETEAKGKGAK; from the exons ATGGCGTCGA ATCAATTCACTGTCGTTTCTCCGCCGTCCGATGCCATTTCCGCCCTCAAGTTCTCGCCAGATCCAGAGTCCACGCAATTTGTCGTGTCGTCGTGGGATAAGAATGTCTATCTGTATGATTTACGCGATGAGAACGGGAGTGTAGGGGAAGGGAAGTTGTTGCAGAGGTTTGAGCATCGTGCGCCGGTGCTGGATGTTTGTTATGGCGCGAATGATAATGAGGTTTATACGGCTGGGTTGGACTGGGATGTTAGGAG GATCAACCTAGCAACGTCCGAACAAACCGTCCTCAGCAGCCACGACGCCGGCGTCCGCAACGTCGTCTACAGCAAAGAACATTCTCTCGTCGTCTCCGCCTCGTGGGATTCAACATTACATGTGCACCGCGTCGACACAAGCGCCGACATCCCCCCAGCCACCGTCCCTCTCCCCTCAAAACCCTTCTCCATGTCCCTCACGGCAACTAAGCTCGTCGTCGCCATGGCCTCGCGCTCCCTCCACATTTACGACCTCAAGGCATTGGCCCTCCTCACCGAGGAATCCGGCGAGGTAGTCAATAACAAGATCGAGGTTGAACCGTGGCAGCGCCGCGAGAGCAGTCTTAAATTCATGACGCGGTGTGTCGCCTGCATGCCGAATGATGATGGGTATGCCTCGTCGAGTATCGAGGGCCGTGTTGCGGTGGAGTGGTTCGATCCATCGCCTGAATCGCAGGCGCGCAAGTATGCGTTCAAGTGTCATCGACAGGCTGCAGAGGACGTGGATGTTGTGTACCCCGTGAATGCATTGGCATTCCATCCGGTGTATGGAACATTTGCGTCTGGTGGTGGGGATGGTGTTGTTGCGCTGTGGGATGGGATTGCGAAGCGGAGGATCAGGCAGTACCAGAAGTATCCGTCGAGTGTTGCAGCTGTGGGTTTCAGTGGAAATGGAAAGTATCTTGCTATTGCAATTAGCCCGGGCTTTGAGGACGGGAGCGATGATATCCCAGAGGGGTCAGTCAACATCCATGTGCGGGAGTTGGGAGAGACAGAAGCGAAGGGGAAGGGTGCCAAATAA
- the RKI1 gene encoding ribose-5-phosphate isomerase RKI1 (BUSCO:EOG092641UM;~COG:G;~EggNog:ENOG410PGR7;~InterPro:IPR004788,IPR037171;~PFAM:PF06026;~go_function: GO:0004751 - ribose-5-phosphate isomerase activity [Evidence IEA];~go_process: GO:0009052 - pentose-phosphate shunt, non-oxidative branch [Evidence IEA]), protein MSTYTAHGLFTVLRSLYFSFPLPSLHPLLNQHLRLPCAPAYCAQIRSRIQPYTSASASTSTSKMTDQIEAAKRAAGKTAVNNHYPKDAKWVGIGSGSTIQYVIEAIKELNVDTSMTKYVPTGFQSKQLIVEAGLTPIEFDSIPEGTVLDIAFDGADEVDDDLNLIKGGGACLFQEKIVALQAKEFICVADSRKLQSRLLSNWKYIPIEVAPIAARRVLTKLKELGSINPMVRLSATPKEGPLKSDQDFFIIDAPFKPLLIKSDVEAGNNGSGKDGVWEVENLARAIKGIAGVLEVGIFFGSTGPQATAKGGIGGQKPVAAYFGMPDGTVTVRHAQQ, encoded by the exons ATGTCAACATATACTGCGCATGGTCTTTTCACGGT ACTGCGATCTTTATATTTCtcctttcctcttccttcgcttcatcctcttcttaACCAACATCTACGTCTTCCGTGCGCTCCCGCGTATTGCGCCCAGATCCGATCCCGCATCCAGCCATACACATCTGCATCcgcatccacatccacatctaAAATGACCGACCAAATCGAAGCCGCAAAGCGCGCAGCTGGCAAGACCGCTGTCAACAACCACTACCCTAAAGACGCCAAATGGGTCGGTATCGGCAGCGGCTCGACGATCCAGTATGTGATCGAAGCAATCAAGGAACTCAACGTCGATACCTCCATGACCAAATACGTGCCCACGGGTTTTCAGTCCAAGCAGCTCATTGTAGAGGCTGGTCTGACGCCTATCGAGTTCGATTCTATCCCCGAGGGCACAGTGCTGGATATTGCGTTTGACGGCGCGGATGAGGTGGATGATGATTTGAATTTGATCAAGGGCGGTGGTGCTTGTTTGTTCCAGGAGAAGATCGTGGCGTTGCAGGCGAAGGAGTTTATTTGCGTTGCTG ACTCGCGCAAACTTCAATCCCGTCTCCTCTCGAACTGGAAATACATCCCAATTGAGGTCGCCCCCATCGCCGCGCGCCGCGTCCTGACCAAGCTCAAGGAACTCGGCAGTATCAACCCCATGGTCCGCCTCAGCGCAACCCCCAAGGAAGGTCCCCTGAAGAGCGACCAGGacttcttcatcatcgacgCTCCCTTCAAGCCCCTTCTCATCAAGAGTGATGTCGAGGCCGGCAACAACGGCAGCGGAAAGGATGGCGTTTGGGAGGTTGAGAACCTGGCTCGCGCGATCAAGGGAATTGCGGGTGTGCTGGAAGTTGGCATCTTCTTTGGCTCGACGGGTCCTCAGGCGACGGCTAAGGGGGGCATTGGTGGTCAGAAGCCGGTGGCTGCTTACTTTGGTATGCCTGATGGTACTGTGACTGTCAGGCATGCGCAGCAGTAG
- a CDS encoding Rpp14/Pop5 family protein (COG:J;~EggNog:ENOG410PSB4;~InterPro:IPR016819,IPR038085,IPR002759;~PFAM:PF01900;~go_function: GO:0004526 - ribonuclease P activity [Evidence IEA];~go_function: GO:0004540 - ribonuclease activity [Evidence IEA];~go_process: GO:0008033 - tRNA processing [Evidence IEA];~go_process: GO:0016070 - RNA metabolic process [Evidence IEA]) has translation MVRIKQRYLLLDILYPDPSSWPNSIPDNADPETNNHLRIHSPTADTLSPGLLAKLIREQVSELFGDWGVGRLGGSNAGGVSVKYLSPATSTAIIRCPRASYRLVWAAITHLSHVPEYTPGSGYAFGKRAGAMNRPCVFRVVRVSGTMRKAEEEAIRRGRREVARVRGVKEGVVLGGLLGGDGAGDDVGVGVEDVDMDDDADDSE, from the exons ATGGTCCGCATAAAACAACGCTATCTCCTACTCGACATTCTCTACCCCGATCCGTCCTCATGGCCCAACTCAATCCCAGACAACGCAGATCCAGAAACAAACAACCACCTCCGCATCCACTCTCCAACAGCAGATACACTATCCCCCGGCTTACTGGCAAAGTTAATTCGCGAACAAGTCTCAGAGCTTTTCGGTGATTGGGGTGTCGGTAGACTCGGTGGTTCTAATGCGGGTGGTGTTAGCG TGAAGTATTTATCGCCCGCAACATCAACGGCTATAATCCGCTGCCCGCGCGCATCCTATCGCCTCGTATGGGCGGCTATAACACACCTTTCGCATGTCCCCGAATACACACCCGGTTCTGGCTACGCATTCGGGAAACGCGCCGGCGCGATGAATAGACCGTGCGTGTTTCGCGTGGTCAGGGTCTCTGGGACGATGAGgaaggcggaggaggaggcgaTAAGACGTGGGAGGAGGGAGGTTGCGAGGGTTAGGGGGGTCAAGGAGGGGGTCGTGCTGGGGGGTTTGCTCGGAGGGGATGGGGCTGGTGAtgatgttggggttggggttgaggatgttgatatggatgatgatgccgATGATTCGGaatga
- the ACL1 gene encoding putative ATP citrate lyase, subunit 1 (COG:C;~EggNog:ENOG410PGNT;~InterPro:IPR017440,IPR016102,IPR002020,IPR017866, IPR005811,IPR036969,IPR036291,IPR033847,IPR016143, IPR003781;~PFAM:PF00285,PF02629,PF00549;~go_function: GO:0003824 - catalytic activity [Evidence IEA];~go_function: GO:0046912 - transferase activity, transferring acyl groups, acyl groups converted into alkyl on transfer [Evidence IEA]), translating into MPESAPLASTANGVQSANDNITRFSPPSRVLSPLSHTLFHNKTRCFVYGMQPKAVQGMLDFDFICKRSTPSVAGIIYTFGGQFVSKMYWGTSETLLPVYQDVSKAMAKHPDVDTVVNFASSRSVYSSTMELMNCPQIKSIAIIAEGVPERRAREILVTAKEKGITIIGPATVGGIKPGAYKIGNTGGMMDNIVASKLYRKGSVGYVSKSGGMSNELNNIVSQNTDGVYEGVAIGGDRYPGTTFIDHLLRLQNEPECKVLLLLGEVGGVEEYRVIEAVKNGTITKPIVAWAIGTCAGMFKTEVQFGHAGASANSDLETAIAKNKAMREAGIHVPDTFEDMPELLSKVYKDLVANGTIKPQPEPVVPKIPIDYSWAQELGLVRKPAAFISTISDDRGQELLYAGMPISDVFKEDIGIGGVMSLLWFRRRLPAYAGKFLEMVLMLTADHGPAVSGAMNTIITTRAGKDLISALVSGLLTIGSRFGGALDGAAEEFTKAFDKGMSPRDFVDTMRKENKLIPGIGHRVKSRNNPDLRVELVKEFVKKNFPSTKLLDYAIAVETVTTSKKDNLILNVDGCVAVCFVDLMRNCGAFSGEEVEDYMKMGVLNGLFVLGRSIGLIAHYLDQKRLRTGLYRHPWDDITYLLPSLQKGGAEGRVEVSI; encoded by the exons ATGCCCGAGTCCGCTCCTCTGGCCAGCACTGCCAATGGCGTGCAGTCGGCCAACGACAACATCACCCGTTTCAGCCCTCCCAGCCGTGTGCTCTCCCCTCTCTCTCACACCCTCTTCCACAACAAGACACGATGCTTCGTATA TGGTATGCAGCCCAAGGCCGTACAGGGTATGCTGGACTTTGACTTCATCTGCAAGCGGAGCACCCCCTCCGTCGCCGGTATCATCTATACCTTCGGTGGCCAGTTCGTCAGCAAGATGTACTGGGGTACCAGCGAGACCCTCCTCCCCGTCTACCAGGACGTTTCCAAGGCCATGGCCAAGCACCCCGATGTTGACACCGTCGTCAACTTCGCTTCTTCCCGTTCCGTCTACAGCTCCACCATGGAATTGATGAACTGCCCCCAGATCAAGTCCATTGCTATCATTGCAGAGGGTGTTCCCGAGCGT CGTGCCCGTGAAATTCTGGTCACCGCCAAGGAGAAGGGAATCACCATCATTGGCCCCGCTACCGTCGGTGGTATCAAGCCCGGTGCCTACAAGATTGGTAACACTGGTGGCATGATGGACAACATTGTTGCCTCCAAGCTCTACCGCAAGGGTTCCGTTGGCTACGTTTCCAAGTCCGGTGGTATGTCCAACGAGTTGAACAACATCGTCTCTCAGAACACCGACGGTGTATACGAGGGTGTGGCCATCGGTGGTGACCGTTACCCCGGTACCACTTTCATCGACCACCTGCTCCGCTTACAGAATGAGCCTGAGTGCAAGGTCCTATTGCTGCTCGGTGAAGTCGGTGGTGTTGAGGAGTACCGTGTCATCGAGGCCGTCAAGAACGGTACCATCACCAAGCCCATTGTTGCTTGGGCCATTGGTACTTGTGCCGGCATGTTCAAGACTGAGGTCCAGTTCGGTCACGCTGGTGCCTCCGCCAACTCTGACCTGGAGACCGCCATTGCCAAGAACAAGGCCATGCGTGAAGCTGGCATTCACGTTCCCGACACCTTCGAGGACATGCCTGAGTTGTTGAGCAAGGTCTACAAGGACTTGGTCGCCAACGGCACCATCAAGCCCCAGCCCGAGCCCGTCGTCCCCAAGATCCCCATTGACTACTCGTGGGCTCAGGAGCTGGGTCTTGTCCGTAAGCCCGCTGCCTTCATCTCCACCATCTCCGACGACCGTGGCCAAGAGCTGCTCTATGCCGGTATGCCCATCTCCGATGTCTTCAAGGAGGACATTGGTATCGGTGGTGTCATGTCGCTTCTGTGGttccgccgccgcctcccTGCCTACGCCGGCAAGTTCTTGGAGATGGTTCTTATGCTTACTGCTGACCACGGTCCTGCTGTCTCTGGTGCCAtgaacaccatcatcaccacccgTGCCGGAAAGGACCTCATCTCCGCTCTCGTCTCCGGTCTGCTGACCATTGGTTCTCGTTTCGGTGGTGCCCTGGATGGTGCTGCTGAGGAGTTCACCAAGGCCTTTGACAAGGGCATGAGCCCTCGTGACTTTGTCGACACCATGAGAAAGGAAAACAAGCTCATCCCCGGTATTGGTCACCGTGTCAAGTCCCGCAACAACCCTGACCTCCGTGTTGAGCTGGTCAAGGAGTTCGTCAAGAAGAACTTCCCCAGCACCAAGCTGCTCGACTACGCCATTGCTGTCGAGACTGTCACCACCTCCAAGAAGGACAACCTCATCCTGAACGTCGACGGTTGCGTTGCTGTCTGCTTCGTCGACCTCATGCGCAACTGCGGTGCCTTCTCtggcgaggaggttgaggacTACATGAAGATGGGTGTCCTCAACGGTCTCTTCGTCCTGGGCCGTAGCATTGGTCTGATTGCCCACTACCTCGACCAGAAGCGTCTCCGCACTGGTCTGTACCGTCACCCCTGGGACGACATCACCTACCTCCTGCCTAGCTTGCAGAAGGGTGGTGCCGAGGGCCGTGTCGAGGTCAGCATTTAA
- a CDS encoding uncharacterized protein (COG:S;~EggNog:ENOG410PV9D) has protein sequence MAPPPVPPARPGEHQYWTDPILCAETRARLEHFRNLGWLPPNFKPKTLEGLAVIERYWRK, from the coding sequence ATGGCACCCCCTCCCGTGCCCCCTGCTCGGCCTGGCGAGCACCAGTACTGGACCGATCCCATTCTCTGCGCGGAGACTCGAGCCAGATTGGAACATTTCCGCAACCTTGGATGGCTTCCTCCAAACTTCAAGCCCAAGACCTTGGAAGGTCTTGCTGTTATCGAACGATACTGGCGGAAGTAA